A stretch of Primulina tabacum isolate GXHZ01 chromosome 13, ASM2559414v2, whole genome shotgun sequence DNA encodes these proteins:
- the LOC142522213 gene encoding pentatricopeptide repeat-containing protein At4g16390, chloroplastic, giving the protein MAYILSAPTSASVYHEIHLLFPFISTPSLLQLRPPSRTLKFHSPKPFFSVTRVSLQEQTVAIKSRDADSPDEKAISSSNPNVWVNPKSPRASKLRKKSSDFRYASLVKVAQSLDSCGSVEEDILSVLGTLGDKIVEQDAVIVLNNMSNTEIASLVLNYFQEKFKIKGRVVLYNVALKIFRKCKDLNGAEKLFGQMLERGIKPDNVTFSTIISCARHCNLPDEAVEWFEKMPSFGCVPDYVTYSVMIDAYGRAGNVDVALSLYDRARSEKWRLDAITFSTLIRIYGSSGNFDGCLNLYEEMKALGVRPNATVYNTLLDAMGRAKRPWQAKSIYREMLSKGIEPTWGTYAALIRAYGKARYGEDALAVYREMKEKQLELTVILYNILLSTCADVGLTDEALEIFEDMKSSGTCTPDSWTFASMITIYSCSGQVKEAEATLTEMLEGGFEPNIFVLTSLIQCYGKAGLIDDVVRTFDRLLESEITPDERFCGCLLNVINQAPKEELSKLTGCIEKANPKLSDVVKPLVNGEDIKGEIFKKDAGELFNSIGNDVKKAYCNCLIDLCVNLNQLERACELLDLGLTLEIYTDMMSRTPTQWSLHLKSLSPGAALTALHIWMNDLSKALENGEELPSLLGINTGHGKHKFSEKGLAGVFESHLKELNAPFHEAPDKAGWFLTTKIAATLWLESRRSHEVAAA; this is encoded by the coding sequence ATGGCGTACATTCTCAGTGCTCCGACATCTGCTTCAGTGTACCACGAAATCCATCTCTTGTTCCCCTTTATCTCCACTCCAAGTCTGCTTCAACTCAGACCACCATCAAGAACTCTAAAATTTCACTCCCCGAAGCCTTTCTTTAGCGTCACAAGAGTTTCTTTGCAAGAACAGACAGTCGCCATCAAATCAAGAGATGCTGACAGCCCAGATGAAAAGGCCATATCTTCATCGAATCCTAACGTCTGGGTCAACCCGAAGAGCCCCAGAGCTTCGAAATTGAGGAAGAAATCTTCTGATTTCAGGTACGCTTCGTTAGTGAAAGTTGCGCAGTCCTTGGATTCTTGTGGGTCAGTTGAAGAGGATATATTGAGTGTTTTAGGTACTCTAGGAGACAAGATTGTCGAACAGGATGCCGTGATTGTGTTAAATAATATGTCGAATACCGAAATTGCATCCCTGGTTCTTAattattttcaagaaaaatttaaaattaagggGCGGGTTGTTTTGTATAACGTggctttgaaaatatttaggaAGTGTAAGGATTTGAATGGAGCTGAAAAATTATTTGGTCAGATGCTGGAGAGGGGTATCAAGCCGGACAATGTTACTTTTTCCACCATAATCAGTTGTGCTAGACATTGTAATTTACCTGATGAGGCTGTTGAGTGGTTTGAAAAGATGCCATCTTTTGGGTGTGTGCCTGATTATGTCACTTACTCGGTGATGATAGATGCTTATGGGAGAGCAGGGAACGTGGATGTCGCTCTAAGTTTGTATGATCGGGCAAGGAGTGAGAAATGGCGTCTTGATGCCATAACTTTCTCTACTTTGATTCGGATCTACGGTTCTTCAGGGAATTTTGATGGGTGCTTGAATTTGTACGAGGAGATGAAGGCTTTGGGGGTTAGACCTAATGCAACTGTTTATAACACTTTGTTGGATGCAATGGGGAGAGCCAAGAGGCCGTGGCAGGCAAAAAGTATCTATCGGGAGATGCTGAGTAAAGGGATTGAGCCTACTTGGGGTACTTATGCTGCACTAATTCGGGCATATGGCAAAGCTCGATACGGTGAAGATGCACTTGCAGTTTATAGAGAGATGAAGGAAAAGCAATTGGAGTTGActgttattttatataatattctTTTGTCAACTTGTGCTGATGTAGGATTGACTGATGAAGCTTTGGAGATTTTCGAGGATATGAAAAGTTCAGGGACATGCACTCCAGACAGTTGGACATTTGCCTCCATGATCACCATATATTCTTGCAGTGGGCAAGTTAAAGAGGCTGAGGCTACGTTGACTGAAATGTTGGAAGGTGGATTTGAGCCTAACATCTTTGTATTAACTTCACTTATCCAGTGTTATGGAAAAGCTGGCCTTATAGATGATGTTGTGCGCACATTTGATCGGCTGTTAGAGTCAGAAATAACTCCTGATGAGAGGTTTTGTGGGTGTCTTCTTAATGTCATAAATCAAGCCCCGAAAGAAGAACTCAGCAAGCTGACCGGTTGCATTGAGAAGGCTAATCCCAAGCTCAGTGATGTTGTCAAACCCCTCGTTAATGGAGAGGATAttaaaggagaaatcttcaagaaagaTGCTGGCGAGCTCTTTAATTCTATTGGCAATGATGTCAAAAAAGCTTATTGCAATTGCTTGATTGATCTTTGTGTCAATCTAAACCAGTTGGAGAGGGCTTGCGAGTTGTTAGACCTTGGGCTTACACTTGAAATATACACTGATATGATGTCTAGAACTCCAACACAATGGTCTTTGCATCTGAAAAGCCTTTCTCCAGGGGCAGCTTTGACGGCACTCCATATATGGATGAATGACTTGTCCAAAGCTCTCGAAAATGGCGAGGAATTACCATCTTTGCTCGGTATTAACACAGGGCATGGGAAACATAAATTTTCCGAAAAAGGCCTAGCGGGTGTTTTTGAGTCGCACTTGAAGGAACTTAATGCTCCATTTCATGAGGCGCCTGACAAGGCTGGCTGGTTTTTGACGACAAAGATCGCAGCAACATTATGGTTGGAGTCCAGGCGTTCCCACGAGGTAGCTGCTGCTTAG
- the LOC142523254 gene encoding uncharacterized protein LOC142523254 — MNTSRLQLHFMHSNLHNLTINSPRIIHKKAKFNPISSLPSLVNQRTGRKSNHDDRTLVNLVSLKSKIHPRNELSAVISKGHSRIVFFGAMSLGLAVLLMGFDDHQKAFALGPEGPLMEEFWDNMRRYGLFVLTVSTGAIYTLLQPIVELLKNPISAILILAIIGGGFFIVSQVLSAMVGLSDFSYDYNY, encoded by the coding sequence ATGAACACTTCGAGGCTTCAACTCCACTTCATGCACTCAAATCTCCACAATCTGACCATAAATTCCCCAAGAATCATCCACAAAAAAGCCAAGTTCAACCCCATTTCGTCTTTACCATCACTTGTAAATCAAAGAACTGGAAGAAAATCAAACCATGATGACAGAACCCTCGTTAATCTTGTTTCTCTCAAGTCCAAAATTCACCCAAGAAATGAACTTTCTGCAGTTATCTCAAAAGGGCATTCAAGAATCGTGTTCTTTGGAGCAATGTCTTTAGGGCTTGCAGTTTTGTTAATGGGTTTTGACGATCATCAAAAGGCATTTGCTTTGGGTCCAGAAGGACCATTGATGGAAGAATTTTGGGACAATATGAGGAGATATGGACTGTTTGTTTTGACAGTAAGTACTGGTGCTATTTACACTCTTTTGCAGCCTATAGTGGAGCTGCTGAAGAATCCCATCTCTGCTATTCTTATACTGGCAATAATCGGTGGAGGCTTTTTCATTGTTTCTCAGGTGTTGTCAGCTATGGTTGGTTTGAGCGATTTTTcatatgattataattattag
- the LOC142523253 gene encoding transcriptional adapter ADA2b isoform X4: protein MGRSRGNFHSEEDPSQRSRRKKSASSGENIESLAAGPGTSEGKRALYHCNYCNKDITGRIRIKCGVCSDFDLCIECFSVGAEVHPHKSGHRYRVMDILSFPLICPEWNADEEMLLLEGIEMYGMCNWAEVAEHVGTKTKEACIEHYRNAYLNSPHFPIPDMTHVVGKNRNELLAMAKGHLDDKRGELQLKEESLFSPSRVKVEDSYKSGPSGRLPSTSMAENFTGAKVKASNMAHIKDQGDLLKMEGRSFGGNKPKSAKIEAPSLPDSGGYNAKRQEFDPEYDNDAEQMLADMEFKETDTEEERELKLRVLRIYSKRLDERKRRKDFILDRNILHPSPFRKELSQEEKDLCWRYDVFMRFHSKEEHEELLKTVVSEYRILKRIQELKEARAAGCRSSAEADRYLEQKRREAEDDASLRESYQAGPSSQESLSIPVSSDSFGAYSNTPSAVQANSTQTDMDIVSFSAANCLSESEKQLCHEIRLAPPDFLKLQAEMTIQFMIGNLSNKSDAYSFFQVDRTKIDRVYDLLLKKGLVLQ from the exons ATGGGTCGTTCTCGTGGAAATTTTCATTCTGAAGAAGATCCAAGTCAAAG ATCAAGGAGAAAAAAGAGCGCATCAAGTGGAGAAAACATAGAATCTCTTGCTGCTG GTCCGGGTACAAGTGAAGGAAAAAGGGCTTTATACCATTGTAACTATTGTAACAAAGATATTACTGGGAGAATTCGTATAAAATGTGGTGTATGTTCTGATTTTGACCTATGCATTGAGTGTTTCTCAGTAGGAGCCGAGGTTCATCCACACAAAAGTGGTCATCGGTATCGGGTTATG GACATATTATCCTTTCCTCTCATATGTCCAGAATGGAATGCCGATGAAGAAATGCTACTTCTGGAG GGGATTGAAATGTATGGCATGTGTAACTGGGCAGAAGTCGCAGAGCATGTTGGGACAAAGACAAAGGAAGCATGTATAGAACATTATAGGAATGCTTATCTAAACTCGCCTCACTTTCCTATACCG GACATGACACATGTAGTGGGTAAAAATAGAAATGAACTCCTTGCTATGGCTAAAGGGCATCTTGATGACAAAAGAG GGGAACTTCAGCTAAAGGAGGAATCTCTGTTCTCTCCCTCGAGAGTCAA AGTTGAAGATTCATACAAAAGCGGTCCTTCAGGTCGTTTACCTTCCACCTCCATGGCAG AAAATTTTACCGGAGCGAAAGTTAAGGCATCCAACATGGCCCACATCAAGGATCAGGGTGATCTTTTAAAAATGGAGG GGAGGAGTTTTGGTGGGAACAAACCAAAATCAGCAAAGATCGAGGCCCCATCTTTGCCGGATTCAGGTGGTTATAATGCAAAAAGACAAGAGTTTGATCCTGAATATGATAATGACGCGGAACAAATGTTGGCTGATATGGAATTCAAGGAAACTGATACTGAAGAGGAGCGTGAGTTGAAACTGCGAGTGCTTCGTATATATTCAAAGAG ACTTGATGAGCGTAAACGAAGGAAGGATTTCATTCTGGATAGGAACATACTCCATCCTAGTCCATTTCGTAAGGAATTATCTCAAGAAGAGAAGGATTTATGCTGGCGATATGATGTCTTCATGCGTTTCCATTCGAAGGAGGAGCACGAAGAACTTCTAAAAACTGTTGTGTCAGAGTACAGGATTCTAAAACGAATTCAAGAACTTAAG GAAGCACGAGCTGCCGGTTGTCGTTCTTCAGCCGAAGCTGACAGATATCTTGAGCAAAAAAGGCGTGAGGCTGAAGATGATGCTAGCCTGAGAGAAAGTTATCAGGCTGGACCAAGCAGCCAGGAAAGTCTGAGTATACCTGTTTCCTCAGATTCATTTGGTGCATATTCGAACACACCATCGGCCGTCCAAGCTAACTCAACTCAGACTGATATGGACATCGTTTCGTTTTCTGCTGCAAATTGTTTATCTGAGTCT GAGAAACAACTGTGCCACGAGATCAGGTTAGCGCCACCTGATTTTCTTAAACTTCAGGCGGAAATGACCATACAGTTTATGATTGGCAATTTATCCAACAAATCCGATGCGTACTCTTTCTTTCAAGTTGATCGAACCAAAATTGACAGAGTATATGATCTGCTTTTGAAGAAGGGATTGGTTCTGCAATGA
- the LOC142523253 gene encoding transcriptional adapter ADA2b isoform X3: MGRSRGNFHSEEDPSQRSRRKKSASSGENIESLAAGPGTSEGKRALYHCNYCNKDITGRIRIKCGVCSDFDLCIECFSVGAEVHPHKSGHRYRVMDILSFPLICPEWNADEEMLLLEGIEMYGMCNWAEVAEHVGTKTKEACIEHYRNAYLNSPHFPIPDMTHVVGKNRNELLAMAKGHLDDKRGELQLKEESLFSPSRVKVEDSYKSGPSGRLPSTSMAENFTGAKVKASNMAHIKDQGDLLKMEDHMSGRSFGGNKPKSAKIEAPSLPDSGGYNAKRQEFDPEYDNDAEQMLADMEFKETDTEEERELKLRVLRIYSKRLDERKRRKDFILDRNILHPSPFRKELSQEEKDLCWRYDVFMRFHSKEEHEELLKTVVSEYRILKRIQELKEARAAGCRSSAEADRYLEQKRREAEDDASLRESYQAGPSSQESLSIPVSSDSFGAYSNTPSAVQANSTQTDMDIVSFSAANCLSESEKQLCHEIRLAPPDFLKLQAEMTIQFMIGNLSNKSDAYSFFQVDRTKIDRVYDLLLKKGLVLQ, from the exons ATGGGTCGTTCTCGTGGAAATTTTCATTCTGAAGAAGATCCAAGTCAAAG ATCAAGGAGAAAAAAGAGCGCATCAAGTGGAGAAAACATAGAATCTCTTGCTGCTG GTCCGGGTACAAGTGAAGGAAAAAGGGCTTTATACCATTGTAACTATTGTAACAAAGATATTACTGGGAGAATTCGTATAAAATGTGGTGTATGTTCTGATTTTGACCTATGCATTGAGTGTTTCTCAGTAGGAGCCGAGGTTCATCCACACAAAAGTGGTCATCGGTATCGGGTTATG GACATATTATCCTTTCCTCTCATATGTCCAGAATGGAATGCCGATGAAGAAATGCTACTTCTGGAG GGGATTGAAATGTATGGCATGTGTAACTGGGCAGAAGTCGCAGAGCATGTTGGGACAAAGACAAAGGAAGCATGTATAGAACATTATAGGAATGCTTATCTAAACTCGCCTCACTTTCCTATACCG GACATGACACATGTAGTGGGTAAAAATAGAAATGAACTCCTTGCTATGGCTAAAGGGCATCTTGATGACAAAAGAG GGGAACTTCAGCTAAAGGAGGAATCTCTGTTCTCTCCCTCGAGAGTCAA AGTTGAAGATTCATACAAAAGCGGTCCTTCAGGTCGTTTACCTTCCACCTCCATGGCAG AAAATTTTACCGGAGCGAAAGTTAAGGCATCCAACATGGCCCACATCAAGGATCAGGGTGATCTTTTAAAAATGGAGG ATCATATGTCAGGGAGGAGTTTTGGTGGGAACAAACCAAAATCAGCAAAGATCGAGGCCCCATCTTTGCCGGATTCAGGTGGTTATAATGCAAAAAGACAAGAGTTTGATCCTGAATATGATAATGACGCGGAACAAATGTTGGCTGATATGGAATTCAAGGAAACTGATACTGAAGAGGAGCGTGAGTTGAAACTGCGAGTGCTTCGTATATATTCAAAGAG ACTTGATGAGCGTAAACGAAGGAAGGATTTCATTCTGGATAGGAACATACTCCATCCTAGTCCATTTCGTAAGGAATTATCTCAAGAAGAGAAGGATTTATGCTGGCGATATGATGTCTTCATGCGTTTCCATTCGAAGGAGGAGCACGAAGAACTTCTAAAAACTGTTGTGTCAGAGTACAGGATTCTAAAACGAATTCAAGAACTTAAG GAAGCACGAGCTGCCGGTTGTCGTTCTTCAGCCGAAGCTGACAGATATCTTGAGCAAAAAAGGCGTGAGGCTGAAGATGATGCTAGCCTGAGAGAAAGTTATCAGGCTGGACCAAGCAGCCAGGAAAGTCTGAGTATACCTGTTTCCTCAGATTCATTTGGTGCATATTCGAACACACCATCGGCCGTCCAAGCTAACTCAACTCAGACTGATATGGACATCGTTTCGTTTTCTGCTGCAAATTGTTTATCTGAGTCT GAGAAACAACTGTGCCACGAGATCAGGTTAGCGCCACCTGATTTTCTTAAACTTCAGGCGGAAATGACCATACAGTTTATGATTGGCAATTTATCCAACAAATCCGATGCGTACTCTTTCTTTCAAGTTGATCGAACCAAAATTGACAGAGTATATGATCTGCTTTTGAAGAAGGGATTGGTTCTGCAATGA
- the LOC142523253 gene encoding transcriptional adapter ADA2b isoform X2: MTLELGFVLCDIYTIYVIRRAYDVQYIKLVYILLLILECSGPGTSEGKRALYHCNYCNKDITGRIRIKCGVCSDFDLCIECFSVGAEVHPHKSGHRYRVMDILSFPLICPEWNADEEMLLLEGIEMYGMCNWAEVAEHVGTKTKEACIEHYRNAYLNSPHFPIPDMTHVVGKNRNELLAMAKGHLDDKRGELQLKEESLFSPSRVKVEDSYKSGPSGRLPSTSMAENFTGAKVKASNMAHIKDQGDLLKMEGRSFGGNKPKSAKIEAPSLPDSGGYNAKRQEFDPEYDNDAEQMLADMEFKETDTEEERELKLRVLRIYSKRLDERKRRKDFILDRNILHPSPFRKELSQEEKDLCWRYDVFMRFHSKEEHEELLKTVVSEYRILKRIQELKEARAAGCRSSAEADRYLEQKRREAEDDASLRESYQAGPSSQESLSIPVSSDSFGAYSNTPSAVQANSTQTDMDIVSFSAANCLSESEKQLCHEIRLAPPDFLKLQAEMTIQFMIGNLSNKSDAYSFFQVDRTKIDRVYDLLLKKGLVLQ; this comes from the exons ATGACTTTGGAGTTAGGTTTTGTTTTGTGTGATATTTATACAATTTATGTTATAAGACGTGCATATGACGTGCAATACATTAAACTTGTTTATATCCTGCTTTTAATTCTTGAATGCTCAGGTCCGGGTACAAGTGAAGGAAAAAGGGCTTTATACCATTGTAACTATTGTAACAAAGATATTACTGGGAGAATTCGTATAAAATGTGGTGTATGTTCTGATTTTGACCTATGCATTGAGTGTTTCTCAGTAGGAGCCGAGGTTCATCCACACAAAAGTGGTCATCGGTATCGGGTTATG GACATATTATCCTTTCCTCTCATATGTCCAGAATGGAATGCCGATGAAGAAATGCTACTTCTGGAG GGGATTGAAATGTATGGCATGTGTAACTGGGCAGAAGTCGCAGAGCATGTTGGGACAAAGACAAAGGAAGCATGTATAGAACATTATAGGAATGCTTATCTAAACTCGCCTCACTTTCCTATACCG GACATGACACATGTAGTGGGTAAAAATAGAAATGAACTCCTTGCTATGGCTAAAGGGCATCTTGATGACAAAAGAG GGGAACTTCAGCTAAAGGAGGAATCTCTGTTCTCTCCCTCGAGAGTCAA AGTTGAAGATTCATACAAAAGCGGTCCTTCAGGTCGTTTACCTTCCACCTCCATGGCAG AAAATTTTACCGGAGCGAAAGTTAAGGCATCCAACATGGCCCACATCAAGGATCAGGGTGATCTTTTAAAAATGGAGG GGAGGAGTTTTGGTGGGAACAAACCAAAATCAGCAAAGATCGAGGCCCCATCTTTGCCGGATTCAGGTGGTTATAATGCAAAAAGACAAGAGTTTGATCCTGAATATGATAATGACGCGGAACAAATGTTGGCTGATATGGAATTCAAGGAAACTGATACTGAAGAGGAGCGTGAGTTGAAACTGCGAGTGCTTCGTATATATTCAAAGAG ACTTGATGAGCGTAAACGAAGGAAGGATTTCATTCTGGATAGGAACATACTCCATCCTAGTCCATTTCGTAAGGAATTATCTCAAGAAGAGAAGGATTTATGCTGGCGATATGATGTCTTCATGCGTTTCCATTCGAAGGAGGAGCACGAAGAACTTCTAAAAACTGTTGTGTCAGAGTACAGGATTCTAAAACGAATTCAAGAACTTAAG GAAGCACGAGCTGCCGGTTGTCGTTCTTCAGCCGAAGCTGACAGATATCTTGAGCAAAAAAGGCGTGAGGCTGAAGATGATGCTAGCCTGAGAGAAAGTTATCAGGCTGGACCAAGCAGCCAGGAAAGTCTGAGTATACCTGTTTCCTCAGATTCATTTGGTGCATATTCGAACACACCATCGGCCGTCCAAGCTAACTCAACTCAGACTGATATGGACATCGTTTCGTTTTCTGCTGCAAATTGTTTATCTGAGTCT GAGAAACAACTGTGCCACGAGATCAGGTTAGCGCCACCTGATTTTCTTAAACTTCAGGCGGAAATGACCATACAGTTTATGATTGGCAATTTATCCAACAAATCCGATGCGTACTCTTTCTTTCAAGTTGATCGAACCAAAATTGACAGAGTATATGATCTGCTTTTGAAGAAGGGATTGGTTCTGCAATGA
- the LOC142523253 gene encoding transcriptional adapter ADA2b isoform X1, with protein MTLELGFVLCDIYTIYVIRRAYDVQYIKLVYILLLILECSGPGTSEGKRALYHCNYCNKDITGRIRIKCGVCSDFDLCIECFSVGAEVHPHKSGHRYRVMDILSFPLICPEWNADEEMLLLEGIEMYGMCNWAEVAEHVGTKTKEACIEHYRNAYLNSPHFPIPDMTHVVGKNRNELLAMAKGHLDDKRGELQLKEESLFSPSRVKVEDSYKSGPSGRLPSTSMAENFTGAKVKASNMAHIKDQGDLLKMEDHMSGRSFGGNKPKSAKIEAPSLPDSGGYNAKRQEFDPEYDNDAEQMLADMEFKETDTEEERELKLRVLRIYSKRLDERKRRKDFILDRNILHPSPFRKELSQEEKDLCWRYDVFMRFHSKEEHEELLKTVVSEYRILKRIQELKEARAAGCRSSAEADRYLEQKRREAEDDASLRESYQAGPSSQESLSIPVSSDSFGAYSNTPSAVQANSTQTDMDIVSFSAANCLSESEKQLCHEIRLAPPDFLKLQAEMTIQFMIGNLSNKSDAYSFFQVDRTKIDRVYDLLLKKGLVLQ; from the exons ATGACTTTGGAGTTAGGTTTTGTTTTGTGTGATATTTATACAATTTATGTTATAAGACGTGCATATGACGTGCAATACATTAAACTTGTTTATATCCTGCTTTTAATTCTTGAATGCTCAGGTCCGGGTACAAGTGAAGGAAAAAGGGCTTTATACCATTGTAACTATTGTAACAAAGATATTACTGGGAGAATTCGTATAAAATGTGGTGTATGTTCTGATTTTGACCTATGCATTGAGTGTTTCTCAGTAGGAGCCGAGGTTCATCCACACAAAAGTGGTCATCGGTATCGGGTTATG GACATATTATCCTTTCCTCTCATATGTCCAGAATGGAATGCCGATGAAGAAATGCTACTTCTGGAG GGGATTGAAATGTATGGCATGTGTAACTGGGCAGAAGTCGCAGAGCATGTTGGGACAAAGACAAAGGAAGCATGTATAGAACATTATAGGAATGCTTATCTAAACTCGCCTCACTTTCCTATACCG GACATGACACATGTAGTGGGTAAAAATAGAAATGAACTCCTTGCTATGGCTAAAGGGCATCTTGATGACAAAAGAG GGGAACTTCAGCTAAAGGAGGAATCTCTGTTCTCTCCCTCGAGAGTCAA AGTTGAAGATTCATACAAAAGCGGTCCTTCAGGTCGTTTACCTTCCACCTCCATGGCAG AAAATTTTACCGGAGCGAAAGTTAAGGCATCCAACATGGCCCACATCAAGGATCAGGGTGATCTTTTAAAAATGGAGG ATCATATGTCAGGGAGGAGTTTTGGTGGGAACAAACCAAAATCAGCAAAGATCGAGGCCCCATCTTTGCCGGATTCAGGTGGTTATAATGCAAAAAGACAAGAGTTTGATCCTGAATATGATAATGACGCGGAACAAATGTTGGCTGATATGGAATTCAAGGAAACTGATACTGAAGAGGAGCGTGAGTTGAAACTGCGAGTGCTTCGTATATATTCAAAGAG ACTTGATGAGCGTAAACGAAGGAAGGATTTCATTCTGGATAGGAACATACTCCATCCTAGTCCATTTCGTAAGGAATTATCTCAAGAAGAGAAGGATTTATGCTGGCGATATGATGTCTTCATGCGTTTCCATTCGAAGGAGGAGCACGAAGAACTTCTAAAAACTGTTGTGTCAGAGTACAGGATTCTAAAACGAATTCAAGAACTTAAG GAAGCACGAGCTGCCGGTTGTCGTTCTTCAGCCGAAGCTGACAGATATCTTGAGCAAAAAAGGCGTGAGGCTGAAGATGATGCTAGCCTGAGAGAAAGTTATCAGGCTGGACCAAGCAGCCAGGAAAGTCTGAGTATACCTGTTTCCTCAGATTCATTTGGTGCATATTCGAACACACCATCGGCCGTCCAAGCTAACTCAACTCAGACTGATATGGACATCGTTTCGTTTTCTGCTGCAAATTGTTTATCTGAGTCT GAGAAACAACTGTGCCACGAGATCAGGTTAGCGCCACCTGATTTTCTTAAACTTCAGGCGGAAATGACCATACAGTTTATGATTGGCAATTTATCCAACAAATCCGATGCGTACTCTTTCTTTCAAGTTGATCGAACCAAAATTGACAGAGTATATGATCTGCTTTTGAAGAAGGGATTGGTTCTGCAATGA
- the LOC142521717 gene encoding scarecrow-like protein 13 encodes MQTSRDIKSQGTVVSFQADAENFFTLESTPATNYAAIYNSPSAVSVSSNMSTFSPQLSNSHFSDLHYSSENTYGSPFSGSSGVDDENKLMQALWVLRNELLGPDSDFEDSGSFNGVTSQLSFFTGYDRILEMAPQMDLKQLLISCAETVSETDTASLSDRNVAISAAEALMDILEKRVSVSGDPLQRLGAYMLEGTRARLLSSGSIIYKKLKCEEPTSSELMSYMSVLYEICPYWKFAYTSANVTIKEALENEDRIHIIDFQIAQGSQWMAMIQALSRCPGRPSYIRITGVDDSQSAHARGGGLELVGQKLAKLADSCGVPFEFHGAAMSGREVHLENLDVRPGEALAVNFPYILHHMPDESVSTANHRDRLLRLVKSLSPKVVTIVEQESNTNTSRFFQRFCETLDYYMAMFESINAAQAKDDRQRIRAEENCVARDVVNILACEGADRVERHELFGKWRQRLMMAGFSPIPLSSSVNGAVKEMLKNYSPNYRVAEADGALFLGWKNRAMSTSSAWR; translated from the coding sequence ATGCAAACCTCCCGGGATATTAAAAGCCAAGGCACCGTTGTTTCATTTCAAGCTGACGCTGAAAATTTTTTCACTCTCGAATCTACACCAGCAACCAATTATGCTGCCATCTACAATTCACCTTCAGCTGTTAGTGTCTCCTCCAATATGAGCACTTTTTCTCCCCAATTATCGAACTCTCACTTTTCTGATCTTCATTACTCGTCTGAGAATACTTATGGATCACCCTTTAGTGGGTCATCTGGTGTTGATGACGAAAACAAGTTGATGCAAGCTCTGTGGGTTTTGAGGAATGAACTGTTGGGGCCCGACTCAGATTTCGAGGATAGTGGCTCCTTCAATGGTGTTACCTCACAACTTTCTTTTTTCACTGGGTACGACAGAATTCTTGAGATGGCCCCCCAAATGGACCTGAAACAATTGCTCATTTCCTGTGCTGAAACAGTGTCAGAAACTGATACAGCCTCATTGTCTGATCGAAATGTTGCAATATCAGCTGCCGAAGCTCTAATGGACATACTGGAAAAAAGGGTTTCTGTATCGGGTGACCCTTTGCAAAGATTAGGTGCATACATGCTAGAAGGGACCAGGGCAAGATTATTGTCCTCTGGAAGCATAATATACAAGAAGCTGAAGTGTGAGGAACCTACAAGCTCCGAATTAATGTCTTACATGTCCGTGCTTTATGAAATATGCCCATACTGGAAATTCGCTTATACGTCTGCCAATGTCACGATCAAGGAAGCTCTGGAAAATGAGGACCGAATCCACATAATCGACTTTCAGATTGCTCAGGGTAGTCAGTGGATGGCCATGATTCAGGCCCTTTCACGCTGTCCAGGCAGGCCTTCGTATATCCGCATCACAGGTGTTGATGATTCCCAGTCTGCTCATGCTCGTGGTGGAGGACTTGAGCTTGTTGGCCAGAAGCTAGCAAAACTGGCGGATTCGTGCGGAGTACCATTCGAATTCCATGGCGCAGCTATGTCGGGACGTGAAGTCCATCTTGAAAATCTTGACGTTCGACCTGGAGAAGCTTTGGCCGTGAATTTCCCTTACATACTACATCACATGCCAGATGAGAGTGTGAGCACAGCTAATCATAGAGACCGCCTACTTAGACTTGTGAAGAGCTTGTCACCAAAGGTTGTCACCATAGTCGAACAAGAATCCAACACAAACACTTCAAGATTCTTCCAACGTTTTTGTGAAACCCTAGATTATTATATGGCCATGTTTGAGTCCATTAATGCAGCACAAGCAAAGGATGATCGTCAGCGGATTAGAGCTGAGGAAAACTGTGTGGCAAGGGACGTGGTCAATATACTAGCTTGTGAGGGTGCTGATCGGGTCGAAAGGCACGAGCTTTTTGGTAAGTGGAGACAGAGACTTATGATGGCCGGATTTTCTCCAATTCCATTGAGTTCATCAGTTAATGGCGCTGTTAAGGAGATGTTGAAAAATTATAGCCCAAATTACAGAGTTGCAGAAGCGGACGGTGCTCTGTTTCTCGGGTGGAAGAACAGAGCTATGTCAACATCATCTGCTTGGAGATGA